The Salmo trutta chromosome 6, fSalTru1.1, whole genome shotgun sequence genome has a window encoding:
- the LOC115195654 gene encoding retinol dehydrogenase 12 yields the protein MPFGNLFRRTWSSTNRLDGKTVLITGANTGIGKETALDLAKRGARIIMACRDMEKAEGALKEVIEGSGSQNVVIKKLDLSDTKSIREFAETINKEETQLHILINNAGVMVCPHGKTVDGFEMQIGVNHMGHFLLTHLLVDLIKRSTPARIINVSSVAHSWGTINLDDINSEKGYDKKKAYSQSKLANILFTRSLAKKLQGTGVTAYSLHPGVVQTDLWRHLSTPQAAIMKMISPFTKTSVQGAQTTIYCAVAPELETESGGYYSDCAPANCSSSASDDDTAQKLWELSCRMLSLSWD from the exons ATGCCGTTTGG AAATCTCTTCCGGAGAACATGGTCATCCACAAACAGACTTGATGGCAAAACAGTGCTCATAACTGGAGCCAACACTGGTATTGGCAAAGAGACAGCGTTGGACCTGGCAAAGAGAG GGGCCAGGATAATCATGGCCTGCAGAGACATGGAGAAAGCTGAGGGGGCCCTGAAAGAAGTCATAGAAGGCTCTGGCAGCCAAAATGTTGTCATCAAGAAGCTTGATTTGTCAGACACCAAGTCCATCCGTGAGTTTGCAGAGACCATCAACAAGG AGGAGACACAACTCCACATCCTCATCAACAATGCTGGTGTCATGGTGTGTCCGCATGGGAAAACAGTTGATGGATTTGAAATGCAGATTGGCGTCAACCACATGG GTCACTTCCTGTTGACCCACTTATTGGTTGACCTGATCAAAAGGTCGACCCCGGCCAGGATCATCAATGTGTCCTCCGTGGCTCATTCCTGGGGCACCATCAACCTGGACGACATCAACAGTGAGAAGGGCTATGACAAGAAGAAAGCGTACAGCCagagcaagctagctaacatcctCTTCACCCGCTCCCTGGCCAAGAAGCTACAAG GCACTGGTGTGACGGCATACTCCCTCCACCCTGGCGTGGTTCAGACTGACCTGTGGCGGCACCTGAGCACACCTCAGGCAGCTATCATGAAGATGATCAGTCCCTTCACCAAGACATCCGTGCAGGGAGCTCAGACCACTATCTACTGTGCTGTGGCACCTGAACTGGAAACCGAGAGTGGTGGATAttacag TGACTGCGCACCAGCCAACTGCTCAAGCTCTGCTTCAGATGATGACACGGCCCAGAAACTGTGGGAGCTAAGCTGCCGGATGCTTTCTCTGTCATGGGATTGA